The following proteins are co-located in the Blochmannia endosymbiont of Camponotus sp. genome:
- a CDS encoding 5-formyltetrahydrofolate cyclo-ligase produces MYVDDKKLYRKFLRMYLRSIRRTLTFQEQYTAAQLITNKIMTITHIHKSTRIAVFIDFDGEINTTLLIRSLLLMHKQIYLPILPDSGSKCLLFAQYTFSTPLICNHLNIYEPKWNISSVIPIEKIDVIFVPLVAFDTSGNRLGMGGGFYDRTLQNWKHQSNYIPIGLAHDFQRIPTQLLPIETWDITLPEIITPSYHLIIDTH; encoded by the coding sequence ATGTATGTTGATGACAAAAAATTATACAGAAAATTTCTTCGTATGTATCTACGAAGTATACGTAGGACTTTAACGTTTCAAGAACAATATACGGCGGCGCAATTAATAACTAACAAAATTATGACTATAACCCATATACATAAATCAACGCGTATAGCAGTGTTTATTGATTTTGACGGAGAAATAAATACTACTTTACTCATTAGATCTTTGTTATTGATGCATAAACAGATATATTTACCAATTCTGCCTGATTCAGGGTCTAAGTGCTTATTGTTTGCACAATATACATTTTCAACGCCCCTTATATGCAATCATTTAAATATATATGAACCGAAATGGAATATTAGTTCTGTTATTCCTATAGAAAAAATAGATGTTATATTTGTTCCATTAGTCGCATTTGATACTAGTGGAAATCGATTAGGCATGGGTGGTGGTTTTTATGATAGAACTTTACAAAACTGGAAACATCAGAGTAATTATATACCTATAGGGTTAGCACATGATTTTCAAAGAATACCTACGCAATTGCTTCCTATAGAAACATGGGATATAACATTGCCAGAAATTATCACTCCATCTTATCATTTGATTATAGATACTCATTAA
- the rpiA gene encoding ribose-5-phosphate isomerase RpiA codes for MIQNKLKKSVGWAALKYIQSSRIIGVGTGSTVTYFIEALNSIKEKIEGVVSSSNYSSDQLKKIGIPLYNLNSLHELDVYVDSADEIDSHMQMIKGRGGALTKEKIIAAAAKKFICIVDSSKQVNILGRGPLPIEVIPMARSLVARELVRLGGLPEYRHNVITDNGNNILDVYNMKIVNASLLETKINNIPGVVSVGIFSKRRADMVLIGTREGIKIIN; via the coding sequence ATGATACAAAATAAATTAAAAAAATCAGTAGGCTGGGCGGCTTTAAAATATATTCAGTCTAGCAGAATTATAGGAGTAGGAACAGGTTCTACCGTTACATATTTTATTGAAGCACTAAACAGTATAAAGGAAAAAATAGAAGGTGTGGTTTCTAGTTCAAATTACTCATCTGATCAATTGAAAAAAATAGGTATTCCTCTATATAACCTTAATAGCTTACACGAATTAGATGTGTATGTTGACAGCGCAGATGAAATTGATTCACATATGCAAATGATTAAAGGTAGGGGTGGAGCCTTGACCAAAGAAAAAATTATTGCTGCTGCAGCCAAAAAATTTATTTGTATCGTTGACAGCAGTAAACAAGTAAATATATTAGGACGCGGGCCATTACCAATAGAAGTCATTCCTATGGCTCGTTCATTAGTAGCAAGAGAATTAGTGCGTTTAGGTGGTTTACCAGAATATCGACATAATGTAATTACTGATAATGGTAATAATATCTTGGACGTATATAATATGAAGATTGTAAATGCGTCGTTATTAGAAACAAAAATTAATAATATTCCAGGAGTAGTGAGTGTTGGTATATTTTCGAAAAGACGGGCAGATATGGTATTAATTGGGACAAGAGAAGGTATAAAAATAATCAATTAA
- the fbaA gene encoding class II fructose-bisphosphate aldolase: MTKILDFIKPGVVTGNNVQKIFDFAKKNNFALPAINCIGIDSINAALEAAANMQSPIILQFSKKGSSFMAGYGLNSDKNDHNTAVLGAISGSLHVHHISKHYGIPVILHTDHCTKKNLPWINALLDLGTKHFYETGSPLFSSHMIDLSEESLKENIEISSKYLSRMHKLNMTLEIELGCTGGEEDGIDHYHLDHSLLYTTPEDITYAYEKLHIISPQFIIAASFGNVHGVYKPGNIRLDPKILQKSQKCISNKFGLPDNFLNLVFHGGSGSTEEEIKEAISYGVVKMNIDTDIQWATWEGILKYYQHNKNFLQTQLGNPYGSDQPNKKFYDPRIWIRAGQKSMVKYLEKTFCTLNAVNIL, translated from the coding sequence ATGACTAAAATCCTCGATTTTATAAAACCAGGCGTAGTTACTGGAAACAATGTACAGAAAATATTTGATTTTGCAAAAAAAAATAATTTTGCTTTACCAGCGATAAACTGTATAGGAATAGATTCAATTAATGCCGCGCTAGAAGCTGCAGCTAATATGCAGTCTCCTATTATTTTACAGTTTTCTAAAAAAGGATCTTCTTTTATGGCAGGATATGGTTTAAATAGTGATAAAAATGATCATAATACAGCAGTATTAGGCGCTATTTCTGGCAGTCTGCATGTGCATCACATTTCTAAACATTATGGTATTCCTGTTATTTTACATACTGATCATTGTACTAAAAAAAATTTGCCTTGGATCAATGCTCTATTAGATTTAGGTACAAAGCATTTTTATGAAACTGGTAGTCCATTATTTTCATCTCATATGATTGATTTATCTGAAGAATCTTTAAAAGAAAATATAGAAATTAGCTCAAAGTATCTAAGCCGCATGCACAAATTAAATATGACTTTAGAAATAGAATTGGGTTGCACCGGGGGAGAAGAAGACGGCATAGATCACTATCATTTGGATCATTCACTTTTATATACAACTCCAGAAGATATAACTTATGCTTATGAAAAATTACATATTATTAGTCCTCAATTTATTATAGCCGCGTCATTTGGCAATGTACATGGTGTATACAAACCAGGAAACATACGATTAGATCCAAAAATTCTTCAGAAATCACAAAAATGCATTTCTAATAAATTTGGATTACCTGACAATTTTTTAAATTTAGTATTTCACGGAGGATCTGGATCTACAGAAGAAGAAATTAAAGAAGCTATCAGTTACGGTGTTGTAAAAATGAACATTGACACTGATATACAGTGGGCTACCTGGGAAGGTATTTTAAAATATTACCAACATAATAAAAATTTTCTTCAAACTCAATTAGGTAATCCATATGGAAGCGATCAACCAAATAAAAAATTTTATGACCCACGTATCTGGATTCGTGCAGGACAAAAATCAATGGTTAAGTATTTAGAAAAAACATTTTGCACTTTAAATGCTGTTAATATTTTGTAA
- a CDS encoding phosphoglycerate kinase, whose amino-acid sequence MTMIKINDLDLTGKRILIRSDLNVPIKNGVITSNRKIHASLPTIKLALKHSKHVMVTSHLGRPTEGEYNAQFSLQPVVEYLKKQLINRYVKEVRLVKDYLEGVNFMEGELLVLENVRFNKGEKKDDEILSKKYAMLCDVFIMDAFGSAHRTQASTHGIGKFVSSACSGLLLQKELEALGKALCNPMRPMVAIVGGSKVSTKLIVLDSLSKVADYLIVGGGIANTFLAAQGKKVGKSLYEEELIPTAKRLLENCDIPILTDVRVSTEFSETAQVTMKAIIDIKDDEQILDLGDESITRILDILNCAKTILWNGPIGVFEFPNFRKGTEMISHAIAKSNAFSVVGGGDTLMAIDLFDISDQISYISTGGGAFLEFIEGKTFPSVKMLEKHALNNMN is encoded by the coding sequence ATGACTATGATCAAAATAAATGATTTAGACCTAACGGGTAAACGTATTTTAATTCGTTCTGATTTAAACGTACCTATTAAAAATGGAGTCATTACGTCTAATAGAAAAATTCATGCATCATTACCTACTATTAAATTGGCTTTAAAGCACAGTAAACATGTTATGGTAACTTCTCATCTGGGTCGACCAACAGAAGGAGAATATAATGCTCAATTTTCCTTACAGCCCGTAGTTGAATATTTAAAAAAACAATTGATTAATCGATATGTCAAAGAAGTGCGGTTGGTTAAAGATTATTTAGAGGGAGTAAATTTTATGGAGGGAGAGCTGTTAGTTTTAGAAAATGTGCGGTTTAATAAAGGAGAAAAAAAAGATGATGAGATATTATCAAAGAAATACGCCATGTTATGCGATGTATTTATTATGGATGCGTTTGGTAGTGCTCATCGTACACAGGCGTCTACACATGGTATAGGTAAATTTGTTTCTTCAGCTTGTTCTGGGCTTTTATTGCAAAAAGAATTAGAAGCTTTAGGAAAGGCCTTATGTAATCCTATGAGACCAATGGTTGCAATAGTTGGGGGGTCTAAAGTATCTACTAAATTGATTGTTTTAGATTCTTTATCAAAAGTCGCAGATTACCTAATAGTAGGCGGAGGTATCGCAAATACCTTTTTAGCAGCTCAAGGTAAAAAAGTAGGTAAATCCTTATATGAAGAAGAACTTATACCTACAGCAAAACGTCTTTTAGAAAATTGTGATATACCTATTCTTACTGATGTACGAGTAAGTACAGAATTTTCTGAAACTGCTCAAGTCACTATGAAAGCCATAATTGATATTAAAGATGATGAACAAATTCTTGATTTAGGTGATGAATCTATTACTCGAATATTAGATATTTTAAATTGTGCTAAAACTATTCTTTGGAACGGTCCTATTGGAGTATTTGAATTTCCAAATTTTAGAAAAGGCACGGAAATGATATCTCATGCTATTGCTAAAAGTAATGCTTTTTCTGTCGTTGGAGGCGGTGATACTTTAATGGCTATCGATTTATTTGATATTTCTGATCAAATTTCTTATATTTCTACTGGAGGTGGCGCTTTTTTAGAATTCATTGAAGGTAAAACATTTCCATCAGTAAAAATGCTTGAAAAGCATGCTTTAAATAACATGAATTAA
- the metK gene encoding methionine adenosyltransferase, translating into MSQYSFTSESVSEGHPDKIADQISDAILDSILAQDPRARVACETYVKTGIVIIGGEITTTAWVNMEEIARNTIRDIGYVRSDMGFDANSCVILSIINKQSSDIQCSINQGNTNVLQRGAGDQGLMFGYATNETNVLMPAPITYAHRLIKRKSQVRKSGVLPWLGLDAKSQVTVAYENGKIIGITAVVLSIQHAYDIKLTDLKEAAMEEIIKPVLPNKWLSNSTIFLINPGGRFVIGGPISDCGLTGRKIIVDTYGGMARHGGGSFSGKDPSKVDRSAAYGARYVAKNIVAAGLADRCELQVSYAIGVPHPISMSIETFGTEKISHNILIKLIKNFFDFRPYGLIAMLDLLKPIYKETAVYGHFGRECFPWEKVDKAELLRDAAGLKCTS; encoded by the coding sequence ATGTCACAATATTCGTTTACATCTGAGTCCGTATCAGAAGGGCATCCAGATAAAATTGCAGATCAGATTTCTGATGCTATATTGGATTCTATCTTAGCGCAGGATCCAAGAGCTCGTGTTGCATGCGAAACTTATGTTAAAACAGGTATAGTAATAATAGGTGGAGAAATTACTACCACTGCTTGGGTAAATATGGAAGAAATCGCTAGAAACACCATTCGCGATATTGGTTATGTTCGTTCAGATATGGGGTTTGACGCAAATTCTTGCGTAATATTGAGTATAATTAATAAACAATCTTCAGATATTCAATGTAGTATTAATCAGGGTAATACAAATGTATTACAACGAGGAGCAGGTGATCAGGGATTAATGTTTGGATATGCTACTAATGAAACTAATGTTTTAATGCCTGCTCCGATAACATATGCACATCGTTTAATTAAAAGAAAGTCTCAAGTGAGAAAAAGTGGAGTGTTACCTTGGTTAGGATTAGATGCTAAAAGCCAAGTAACTGTTGCTTATGAAAATGGCAAGATCATTGGTATCACCGCTGTTGTCTTGTCTATTCAACATGCTTATGATATAAAGTTAACAGATTTGAAAGAAGCTGCCATGGAAGAAATTATTAAACCAGTGTTACCCAATAAATGGTTGTCTAACAGTACCATATTTCTTATTAATCCCGGCGGGCGTTTTGTCATTGGAGGCCCTATTAGTGATTGCGGTTTAACTGGAAGAAAGATTATTGTAGATACCTATGGAGGTATGGCTCGGCATGGTGGCGGATCTTTTTCTGGAAAAGACCCATCAAAAGTAGATCGTTCGGCTGCATACGGAGCGAGATATGTAGCTAAAAACATTGTAGCGGCTGGATTAGCAGATCGCTGTGAGCTTCAAGTGTCCTATGCAATTGGTGTGCCACATCCAATTTCTATGAGCATTGAAACTTTTGGAACAGAAAAAATATCACATAACATTTTAATAAAATTAATAAAAAATTTTTTTGATTTTCGTCCTTATGGATTGATTGCTATGTTAGATTTATTAAAACCAATTTACAAAGAAACAGCCGTTTATGGACATTTTGGTCGTGAATGTTTTCCTTGGGAAAAAGTTGATAAGGCAGAACTTCTTCGTGATGCGGCTGGTTTGAAATGCACATCTTGA